The Topomyia yanbarensis strain Yona2022 unplaced genomic scaffold, ASM3024719v1 HiC_scaffold_6, whole genome shotgun sequence genome contains a region encoding:
- the LOC131695911 gene encoding histone H1A, sperm-like has translation MAETAIDVAATAPAVVASPPAAKAPPKQAAKASKSDAKKPKKSSTHPPVSEMVLAAIRTLKERSGSSLQAIKKYIAANYMCDVARLAPFIRKALKTGVEKGNITQTKGTGASGSFKVTVEAKKPAGDKKPPSGAAKKPKKSATKSGEKKNPPAGGGEKTSKPKAAIPAAKKSATKKAKAAAPAKANFHTQGLF, from the exons ATGGCTGAAACTGCTATCGACGTTGCTGCTACGGCCCCTGCCGTCGTCGCCTCTCCGCCAGCCGCCAAAGCGCCACCGAAGCAGGCGGCCAAGGCTAGCAAGAGTGACGCCAAGAaaccgaaaaaatcttcaacccaTCCACCAGTGAGTGAGATGGTTCTGGCTGCCATCCGGACCCTGAAGGAACGGAGCGGATCATCACTGCAGGCGATCAAAAAGTACATCGCCGCCAACTACATGTGTGACGTCGCCAGGCTGGCTCCGTTTATCCGGAAGGCTTTGAAAACGGGTGTCGAGAAGGGAAACATCACCCAGACCAAGGGTACCGGTGCTTCCGGATCGTTTAAGGTGACGGTCGAAGCAAAGAAACCGGCTGGCGATAAGAAACCACCATCGGGTGCAGCGAAAAAACCGAAGAAATCGGCTACTAAATCCGGGGAGAAGAAAAATCCGCCGGCTGGTGGTGGTGAGAAGACCAGCAAGCCAAAGGCGGCGATCCCGGCCGCTAAGAAATCGGCTACGAAGAAAGCGAAAGCTGCTGCCCCTGCAAAGGCG AATTTTCATACGCAGGGGCTGTTTTAG
- the LOC131695913 gene encoding histone H4-like, whose amino-acid sequence MTGRGKGLGKGGAKRHRKVLRDNIQGITKPAIRRLARRGGVKRISGLIYEETRGVLKIFLENVIRDAVTYTEHAKRKTVTAMDVVYALKRQGRTLYGFGG is encoded by the coding sequence ATGACTGGCCGTGGCAAAGGGCTCGGCAAGGGAGGCGCTAAGCGGCACCGCAAGGTGCTTCGTGACAATATCCAGGGCATCACCAAACCCGCCATTCGTCGTCTGGCTCGACGTGGAGGAGTGAAGCGAATCTCCGGTTTGATATACGAGGAAACCCGTGGTGTGCTGAAGATTTTTCTGGAAAACGTTATCCGGGACGCTGTGACGTACACTGAACATGCCAAACGGAAGACCGTCACTGCGATGGATGTCGTCTATGCGCTTAAACGCCAGGGACGCACATTGTacggttttggtggttaa
- the LOC131695893 gene encoding histone H2B, gonadal-like: EKKKRKQRRKESYAIYIYKVLKQVHPDTGVSSKAMSIMNSFVNDIFERIANEASRLAHYNRRSTITSREVQTAVRLLLPGELAKHAVSEGTKAVTKYTSSK; encoded by the coding sequence gagaagaagaagcgaaagcaacggcgcaaggaaagctacgctatctacatctacaaggtgCTGAAGCAGGTCCATCCGGACACCGGTGTCTCGTCGAAGGCGATGAGCATCATGAATAGCTTCGTGAACGACATCTTCGAGCGTATTGCTAACGAAGCATCTCGTCTGGCCCATTACAACCGACGGTCGACGATCACCTCCCGCGAGGTACAGACCGCCGTTCGTTTGCTGTTACCGGGAGAGCTGGCGAAACATGCCGTATCGGAAGGTACCAAGGCCGTTACCAAGTATACCAGCTCGAAGTAA
- the LOC131695885 gene encoding histone H4-like — protein MTGRGKGGKGLGKGGAKRHRKVLRDNIQGITKPAIRRLARRGGVKRISGLIYEETRGVLKIFLENVIRDAVTYTEHAKRKTVTAMDVVYALKRQGRTLYGFGG, from the coding sequence ATGACTGGCCGTGGCAAAGGAGGCAAAGGGCTCGGCAAGGGAGGCGCTAAGCGGCACCGCAAGGTGCTTCGTGACAATATCCAGGGCATCACCAAACCCGCCATTCGTCGTCTGGCTCGACGTGGAGGAGTGAAGCGAATCTCCGGTTTGATATACGAGGAAACCCGTGGTGTGCTGAAGATTTTTCTGGAAAACGTTATCCGGGACGCTGTGACGTACACTGAACATGCCAAACGGAAGACCGTCACTGCGATGGATGTCGTCTATGCGCTTAAACGCCAGGGACGCACATTGTacggttttggtggttaa